The following proteins come from a genomic window of Cuculus canorus isolate bCucCan1 chromosome 29, bCucCan1.pri, whole genome shotgun sequence:
- the SCN8A gene encoding sodium channel protein type 8 subunit alpha isoform X2: protein MAARLLAPPGPDSFKPFTPESLANIEKHIAELKKKQRPKQDSSHRDDDEDSKPKPNSDLEAGKNLPFIYGDIPKGLVAVPLEDFDPYYMTQKTFVVLNRGKTLFRFSATPALYILSPFNLFRRIAIKILIHSVFSMIIMCTILTNCVFMTFSNPPEWSKNVEYTFTGIYTFESLVKIIARGFCIDGFTFLRDPWNWLDFSVIMMAYITEFVNLGNVSALRTFRVLRALKTISVIPGLKTIVGALIQSVKKLSDVMILTVFCLSVFALIGLQLFMGNLRNKCVIWPINVNETFLDNGSRGFDWEEYTNNMSNFYVIPGAPDPLLCGNSSDAGQCPEGYTCMKAGRNPNYGYTSFDTFSWAFLALFRLMTQDFWENLYQLTLRAAGKTYMIFFVLVIFVGSFYLVNLILAVVAMAYEEQNQATLEEAEQKEAEFKAMLEQLKKQQEEAQAAAMVTSAGTVSEDAVEDDGGGRMSRSSSEISKLSSKSAKERRNRRKKRKDKELSEGEEKCDSEKVFKSESEDGLRRKAFRLPDNRLGRKFSIMNQSLLSIPGSPFLSRHNSKSSIFSYKGRFRDPGSENEFADDEHSTVEESEGRRDSLFIPIRGRDRRSSYSGYSGYSQGSRSSRIFPNLRRNVKRNSTVDCNGVVSLIGGPPSSMPGGRLLPEGTTEIEIRKKPGGSLLVSMDQVNASYGRKDRTNSVMTGLTNTLVEELEESQRKCPPCWYKFANTFLIWECHPYWIKLKEIVNLIVMDPFVDLAITICIVLNTLFMAMEHHPMTPEFEHVLSVGNLVFTGIFTAEMFLKLIAMDPYYYFQEGWNIFDGFIVSLSLMELSLADVEGLSVLRSFRLLRVFKLAKSWPTLNMLIKIIGNSVGALGNLTLVLAIIVFIFAVVGMQLFGKSYKECVCKINSECELPRWHMHDFFHSFLIVFRVLCGEWIETMWDCMEVAGQAMCLIVFMMVMVIGNLVVLNLFLALLLSSFSADNLAATDDDGEMNNLQISVIRIKKGIAWTKAKVREFMQAHFKQREADEVKPLDELYDKKVNCIANHTGADINRDIDYQKNGNGTTSGIGSSVEKYIIDEDHMSFINNPNLTVRVPIAVGESDFENLNTEDFSSDTDPDGSKEKLDDTSSSEGSTIDIKPEVEEVPVEAPEEYLDPDACFTEGCMQRCKCCQVNIEEGLGKSWWTLRKTCFLIVEHNWFETFIIFMILLSSGALAFEDIYIEQRKTIRTILEYADKVFTYIFILEMLLKWCAYGFVKFFTNAWCWLDFLIVAVSLVSLIANALGYSELGAIKSLRTLRALRPLRALSRFEGMRVVVNALVGAIPSIMNVLLVCLIFWLIFSIMGVNLFAGKYHYCFNETAEERFEIDIVNNKTDCEALMSPNSTEIRWKNVKINFDNVGAGYLALLQVATFKGWMDIMYAAVDSRKQEEQPKYEDNIYMYIYFVIFIIFGSFFTLNLFIGVIIDNFNQQKKKFGGQDIFMTEEQKKYYNAMKKLGSKKPQKPIPRPLNRIQGAVFDFVTQQAFDIVIMMLICLNMVTMMVETDTQSKQMEDILYWINFVFVIFFTCECVLKMFALRHYYFTIGWNIFDFVVVILSIVGMFLAEIIEKYFVSPTLFRVIRLARIGRILRLIKGAKGIRTLLFALMMSLPALFNIGLLLFLVMFIFSIFGMSNFAYVKHEAGIDDMFNFETFGNSMICLFQITTSAGWDGLLLPILNRPPDCDLDKEHPGSGFKGDCGNPSVGIFFFVSYIIISFLIVVNMYIAIILENFSVATEESADPLSEDDFETFYEIWEKFDPDATQFIEYSKLADFADALEHPLRVPKPNTIELIAMDLPMVSGDRIHCLDILFAFTKRVLGDSGELDILRQQMEERFVASNPSKVSYEPITTTLRRKQEEVSAVVIQRAYRARLARRGFISRRPVSTKLENGGTNREKKEGTPSTASLPSYDSVTKPEKEKQQRAEEGRRERAKRPKDVRESKC, encoded by the exons CAGTATTTAGCATGATCATTATGTGCACTATTTTGACCAACTGTGTATTCATGACTTTTAGTAACCCACCCGAATGGTCGAAGAATGTGGA GTACACGTTCACCGGTATTTATACATTTGAATCACTTGTGAAAATCATTGCAAGGGGTTTCTGTATAGACGGCTTTACTTTCCTGAGGGATCCATGGAACTGGCTGGATTTCAGCGTGATCATGATGGC GTATATAACAGAGTTTGTAAACCTAGGCAATGTTTCAGCTCTGCGCACTTTCAGGGTTCTGAGAGctttgaaaactatttctgtaaTTCCAG gcttGAAGACCATTGTGGGTGCCCTAATTCAGTCTGTGAAGAAGCTGTCAGATGTAATGATCTTGACAGTGTTTTGCCTCAGTGTCTTTGCTCTGATCGGGTTGCAGCTCTTTATGGGCAATTTGAGGAACAAGTGTGTGATTTGGCCAATTAACGTGAACGAGACTTTCCTGGATAACGGCTCCAGGGGCTTTGACTGGGAGGAATACACCAACAATATGT cgAATTTTTATGTAATTCCTGGTGCCCCTGATCCTTTGCTCTGTGGTAACAGCTCAGATGCAGG CCAATGTCCGGAGGGTTACACATGCATGAAAGCAGGACGGAACCCCAACTATGGTTACACAAGCTTTGACACTTTCAGCTGGGCTTTTCTGGCTTTATTTCGCCTTATGACTCAGGACTTTTGGGAAAACTTGTATCAGTTA ACCTTACGAGCGGCAGGAAAAACCTACATGATCTTCTTTGTCTTGGTGATCTTTGTGGGATCGTTCTACCTGGTTAATCTCATTCTGGCTGTAGTAGCTATGGCTTATGAAGAGCAGAATCAGGCCAcgctggaggaggcagagcagaaagaggCCGAATTTAAAGCCATGTTAGAACAattgaaaaagcagcaggaagaagcaCAG GCTGCTGCCATGGTCACTTCGGCAGGGACGGTCTCTGAAGATGCTGTGGAGGatgatgggggggggaggatgTCTCGGAGCTCTTCGGAGATTTCCAAACTCAGTTCCAAGAGCGCCAAGGAGCGTCGAAACAGGAGGAAGAAGCGAAAGGACAAAGAACTGtcagaaggagaggagaagtgTGACAGTGAAAAGGTGTTCAAGTCTGAATCTGAGGACGGCTTGAGGAGGAAAGCATTCAGGCTACCAGATAACAGGCTAGGAAGGAAATTTTCTATCATGAACCAG TCTCTCCTCAGTATCCCAGgctccccttttctctcccgACACAATAGCAAGAGCAGCATCTTCAGCTACAAAGGGCGATTTCGTGACCCAGGTTCAGAGAATGAGTTTGCCGATGATGAGCACAGCACAGTGGAGGAAAGCGAAGGCAGGAGAGACTCCTTGTTCATCCCCATCCGCGGTCGCGATCGAAGGAGCAGCTACAGCGGCTACAGCGGTTACAGCCAAGGCAGCCGATCCTCTCGGATCTTCCCCAACCTCCGCCGGAACGTGAAGAGGAACAGCACGGTGGATTGTAATGGCGTGGTGTCCCTCATCGGTGGCCCTCCTTCCAGCATGCCAGGGGGACGCCTTCTGCCTGAG GGTACTACTGAAATAGAAATTAGAAAGAAGCCTGGTGGGTCTCTCTTGGTCTCCATGGATCAGGTGAACGCGTCCTATGGAAGAAAGGATCGAACCAACAGTGTGATGACCGGGTTGACAAATACCCTTGTTGAGG AGCTGGAAGAGTCCCAGAGGAAGTGTCCACCTTGCTGGTACAAATTTGCCAACACTTTCTTGATCTGGGAATGCCACCCATACTGGATCAAGCTGAAGGAGATAGTGAACTTAATCGTCATGGATCCTTTTGTTGACTTGGCCATCACCATCTGTATTGTGCTGAACACATTGTTCATGGCAATGGAGCACCATCCTATGACCCCAGAGTTTGAACATGTGCTCTCCGTAGGAAATCTG GTTTTCACTGgcattttcacagcagaaatgttCCTCAAGCTCATTGCCATGGATCCCTACTATTATTTCCAAGAAGGCTGGAACATCTTTGACGGATTTATTGTCTCCCTCAGTTTGATGGAACTGAGTCTAGCAGATGTGGAAGGACTTTCTGTGCTGCGATCTTTCCGATTG cTGAGAGTCTTCAAACTGGCCAAGTCCTGGCCCACTCTGAACATGCTGATAAAAATCATCGGTAACTCAGTGGGTGCTTTGGGGAACTTGACCTTGGTGCTAGCCATCATCGTGTTCATCTTTGCTGTGGTGGGCATGCAGCTCTTCGGCAAAAGCTACAAGGAGTGTGTCTGCAAGATCAATTCGGAGTGTGAGCTACCCCGCTGGCACATGCACGATTTCTTCCACTCCTTCCTTATTGTCTTCCGTGTGTTGTGTGGGGAATGGATTGAGACCATGTGGGATTGTATGGAAGTAGCAGGACAGGCCATGTGCTTGATTGTCTTCATGATGGTCATGGTCATCGGAAATTTAGTG GTGCTGAACCTGTTCTTAGCCTTGCTACTGAGCTCCTTCAGTGCAGACAACTTAGCAGCAACAGATGATGATGGGGAGATGAACAACCTGCAGATTTCTGTTATTCGCATCAAGAAGGGCATCGCCTGGACCAAGGCCAAAGTGCGGGAGTTCATGCAGGCTCATTTCAagcagagagaggcagatgAGGTCAAACCCTTGGATGAATTGTATGACAAGAAGGTGAACTGCATCGCTAACCATACAGGGGCCGATATCAACCGAGACATCGATTACCAGAAGAACGGCAACGGCACGACGAGCGGGATTGGGAGCAGTGTGGAGAAATACATCATCGATGAAGATCACATGTCCTTCATCAATAACCCCAACCTCACTGTCCGGGTGCCTATTGCTGTAGGTGAATCAGATTTTGAAAACCTCAACACAGAAGATTTTAGCAGCGACACCGACCCCGATGGCAGCAAAGAG AAACTTGATGATACCAGCTCCTCTGAAGGTAGCACCATTGATATAAAGCCTGAAGTGGAAGAAGTCCCTGTGGAGGCACCAGAGGAGTATCTGGACCCAGATGCATGCTTCACGGAAG GTTGTATGCAGCGCTGTAAATGTTGTCAGGTCAATATTGAGGAAGGGCTGGGAAAGTCTTGGTGGACCTTGAGGAAGACTTGTTTTCTGATTGTGGAACATAATTGGTTTGAGACTTTCATCATCTTTATGATCCTCCTGAGCAGCGGAGCTCTG GCTTTTGAGGATATTTACATAGAACAGCGAAAAACCATCCGGACCATCCTGGAATACGCAGACAAGGTCTTCACTTACATTTTCATCCTGGAGATGTTGCTGAAATGGTGTGCTTATGGATTCGTCAAGTTCTTCACTAACGCCTGGTGCTGGCTGGATTTCCTCATTGTGGCC GTCTCTTTAGTCAGCCTTATAGCTAATGCCCTGGGCTACTCGGAACTAGGTGCCATAAAGTCCCTTAGGACACTAAGAGCTTTGAGGCCTTTAAGAGCGTTGTCCCGATTTGAGGGGATGAGG GTGGTTGTCAACGCCTTGGTTGGCGCTATCCCTTCCATTATGAATGTGTTGTTGGTCTGCCTTATCTTCTGGCTGATTTTCAGCATTATGGGGGTTAACCTGTTTGCCGGGAAATATCATTACTGCTTTAATGAAACAGCTGAGGAGCGCTTCGAAATAGATATTGTTAACAACAAGACCGACTGCGAAGCGCTGATGTCGCCCAACTCCACCGAGATCCGATGGAAGAATGTGAAAATTAACTTTGACAACGTTGGGGCAGGATATCTGGCTCTGCTGCAAGTC GCTACTTTCAAGGGCTGGATGGACATCATGTATGCGGCAGTAGATTCCAGAAAG CAAGAAGAGCAACCCAAGTATGAGGACAACATTTACATGTACATCTATTTCGTTATCTTCATTATCTTTGGCTCCTTTTTCACCCTGAATTTGTTCATTGGTGTCATCATTGACAACTTCaatcaacaaaagaaaaag TTTGGAGGTCAAGATATTTTCAtgacagaagaacaaaagaagtaCTATAATGCCATGAAAAAACTGGGCTCAAAGAAGCCTCAAAAACCTATTCCCCGACCTCTG AACCGTATCCAAGGGGCTGTCTTTGATTTTGTAACTCAGCAAGCATTTGATATCGTCATCATGATGCTCATTTGCCTCAACATGGTGACCATGATGGTGGAGACAGACACGCAAAGCAAGCAGATGGAGGACATCCTTTATTGGATCAACTTTGTTTTTGTCATCTTCTTCACCTGTGAGTGTGTGCTGAAGATGTTCGCCTTGCGGCACTATTATTTCACCATCGGGTGGAACATTTTTGACTTCGTGGTTGTGATTCTGTCCATCGTGG gGATGTTCCTGGCTGAAATCATTGAGAAGTATTTTGTGTCACCCACTCTCTTCCGAGTCATCCGACTGGCTCGCATTGGACGTATCCTGCGTTTGATCAAAGGAGCCAAAGGAATCCGCACCTTGCTTTTTGCCTTAATGATGTCCTTGCCTGCCTTGTTCAACATTGGCCTCTTGCTGTTCTTGGTCATGttcatcttctccatctttGGCATGTCAAACTTTGCCTACGTCAAGCATGAGGCTGGCATAGATGATATGTTCAACTTTGAGACCTTTGGCAACAGCATGATCTGCTTGTTCCAGATCACCACGTCAGCTGGTTGGGATGgcctgctgctgcccatccTAAACCGGCCTCCAGACTGCGACCTAGACAAGGAGCACCCTGGCAGTGGTTTTAAGGGGGATTGTGGGAACCCTTCGGTggggatatttttctttgtgagtTACATCATCATCTCCTTCCTGATTGTGGTCAACATGTACATTGCCATCATCCTGGAGAACTTCAGCGTGGCGACAGAGGAGAGCGCAGATCCACTAAGTGAGGATGACTTTGAGACCTTCTATGAGATCTGGGAGAAATTTGACCCTGATGCCACCCAGTTCATAGAGTACAGCAAGCTCGCAGACTTTGCTGATGCTTTGGAACATCCTCTCCGCGTCCCAAAACCCAACACCATTGAACTCATTGCCATGGACCTGCCTATGGTAAGTGGAGACAGGATCCACTGTTTAGACATCCTGTTTGCCTTCACCAAACGTGTCCTGGGGGACAGCGGAGAGCTGGATATACTGAGACAACAGATGGAGGAAAGATTTGTGGCATCCAACCCTTCCAAAGTGTCTTATGAGCCTATCACAACCACGCTGCGGCGGAAGCAGGAGGAGGTTTCAGCAGTGGTTATCCAGAGGGCTTACAGGGCCCGTTTAGCCAGACGGGGCTTTATTAGCCGAAGGCCTGTCTCCACGAAACTGGAAAACGGAGGAacaaacagggagaaaaaagaaggcaCCCCATCTACTGCATCTCTCCCGTCCTACGACAGTGTTACCAaaccagagaaggagaaacaacAACGGGCGGAGGAAGGAAGACGAGAAAGAGCCAAAAGACCAAAAGACGTCAGGGAATCCAAGtgttga